The genomic segment CTATTGGATTGTACTTACTGTGATAAGGAGGATAATATACAAGACTGAGGCTGACTTGATTGTTAATGGCAAAATCAAGCATTCGTTTCATAAATTGCGTTCGACGACTATTGTTTTCCGGCCCGTTATCAGAATTGATAACGAGGGTGTGGGGATTATACTTGGTTTTGATGGTCGGCCAAAGATCCTGTAAGGCATCTACCATAAAGTCGGCCGTAACATTGCTGTCGGTAAAATAAAAATAGGTTTCATTCTCCGCTGGCAGGTAAATACCAAAAGGTTTCAATATCATGTCGGGATTAAAATCATGATCACAAGCGTGGACGGCTTGGCGACTATAGCCGCCCCGAGAAAAGGGACCGATGTTGACGTTTGCCTTTGTATCTATGGACAGGCGCACCACGCCCTGGATTTCATCAGCGGTTTTATTCGATGCATGAACATGGGAAAAAATTTCGTCTGTCTCTGCTATTTTTTTTTCGGCTTGCATTTATCAACCTTTTTCAGGATGAAACCCAGTTCGTTTAATTTGTT from the Desulfobacterales bacterium genome contains:
- a CDS encoding transposase, with the protein product MQAEKKIAETDEIFSHVHASNKTADEIQGVVRLSIDTKANVNIGPFSRGGYSRQAVHACDHDFNPDMILKPFGIYLPAENETYFYFTDSNVTADFMVDALQDLWPTIKTKYNPHTLVINSDNGPENNSRRTQFMKRMLDFAINNQVSLSLVYYPPYHSKYNPIERVWAGLENHWRGQILNSVEKALGLARTMKWNGKNPVVKLISAAYEKGIKLTQKAMNQIETMIERMPGIEKWAVEIPCYK